A stretch of the Desulforamulus ferrireducens genome encodes the following:
- a CDS encoding cytochrome c biogenesis CcdA family protein codes for MPSLETLLAGSLLFSLLAALTAGLFSGISPCTLPTAVMVVAYVGGYDNRSRLKGFILSLSFVLGLSLTLAIAGAVVSAVGGLFMGSKVVWYLAALVAVLMGANLLGLFKLPGFGVNPTGVKQGSGVLGAFLLGIPFAIIASPCTAPITATVLAYAATKGSVWYGFTLLFAYAMGRSIPLLAAGTFTSVLKNAAKFEGFSRVVQKISGLALIVLGFYLLYGVVG; via the coding sequence ATGCCTTCGCTGGAAACCCTTTTGGCAGGCTCATTACTATTTTCCCTGCTGGCAGCCCTAACAGCAGGACTGTTCAGTGGCATTAGCCCCTGCACCTTACCCACCGCCGTCATGGTGGTGGCCTATGTGGGGGGCTATGACAACCGCTCCCGTTTAAAGGGCTTTATCCTCTCACTGTCCTTTGTGCTGGGCTTATCCCTCACCCTGGCCATCGCTGGAGCGGTGGTATCCGCCGTGGGCGGGCTGTTTATGGGGAGCAAAGTGGTCTGGTATTTGGCTGCCCTGGTGGCGGTGCTGATGGGAGCCAATCTGCTGGGACTCTTTAAACTGCCCGGTTTTGGCGTCAACCCCACCGGGGTCAAGCAGGGCAGTGGGGTGCTGGGGGCCTTTTTGTTGGGCATCCCCTTTGCCATCATTGCCTCTCCCTGTACCGCTCCCATCACCGCCACGGTGCTGGCCTATGCAGCAACTAAAGGCAGTGTCTGGTACGGTTTTACCCTGCTCTTTGCCTACGCAATGGGCCGCAGCATCCCGCTCTTGGCAGCGGGAACCTTTACCTCGGTCTTGAAAAATGCAGCTAAGTTTGAGGGGTTTAGTCGGGTAGTACAAAAAATAAGCGGACTGGCTTTAATTGTTCTGGGTTTTTACTTGCTTTATGGTGTGGTAGGCTAG